A genome region from Camelina sativa cultivar DH55 chromosome 10, Cs, whole genome shotgun sequence includes the following:
- the LOC104719510 gene encoding ribulose bisphosphate carboxylase small chain F1, chloroplastic-like, translated as MASSMLSSAAVVSTPAQATMVAPFTGLKSSAAFPVTRKANNDITSIASNGGRVSCMKVWPPIGKKKFETLSYLPDLTDVELGKEVDYLLRNKWIPCVEFELEHGFVYREHGSTPGYYDGRYWTMWKLPLFGCTDSAQVLKEVEECKKEYPNAFIRIIGFDNTRQVQCISFIAYKPPSFTGA; from the exons aTGGCTTCCTCTATGCTCTCCTCCGCTGCTGTGGTTAGCACCCCAGCTCAAGCCACCATGGTCGCTCCGTTCACCGGCTTGAAGTCATCCGCTGCTTTCCCCGTCACCCGCAAGGCCAACAACGACATTACTTCCATCGCAAGCAACGGCGGAAGAGTTAGCTGCATGAAG GTGTGGCCACCAATTggaaagaagaagtttgagactTTATCTTACCTTCCTGACCTTACCGATGTCGAATTGGGTAAGGAAGTTGACTACCTTCTCCGCAACAAGTGGATTCCTTGTGTTGAATTCGAGTTGGAG CACGGATTTGTGTACCGTGAGCACGGAAGCACACCCGGATACTACGATGGACGGTACTGGACAATGTGGAAGCTTCCATTGTTCGGATGTACTGACTCCGCTCAAGTGTTGAAGGAAGTGGAAGAGTGCAAGAAGGAGTACCCTAACGCCTTCATTAGGATTATCGGATTCGACAACACCCGTCAAGTACAATGCATCAGTTTCATCGCCTACAAGCCCCCAAGCTTCACCGGGGCttag